A single region of the Dehalococcoides mccartyi genome encodes:
- a CDS encoding winged helix-turn-helix domain-containing protein — MRLDRRRSSIEIIADMLRLGEAGKTEIMYSVNMSYFQLQKYLNFMLDRELIDRVQLGNPSVTYRVTAKGLELLRSIDNILDTLDLKDNEQDEA, encoded by the coding sequence ATGAGATTAGACCGCAGACGTTCTAGTATAGAGATTATCGCTGACATGCTCAGGCTGGGTGAAGCCGGCAAGACTGAGATCATGTACAGCGTCAATATGTCTTATTTCCAGCTTCAGAAATATTTGAACTTCATGCTGGACAGGGAGCTTATTGACCGTGTACAGCTTGGCAACCCTTCTGTTACCTACAGGGTGACTGCCAAGGGGCTTGAACTTTTGCGCAGTATTGATAATATATTAGACACACTGGACCTTAAAGATAATGAACAGGACGAAGCCTAA
- a CDS encoding GH3 family domain-containing protein codes for MTQLGELFVQGKLEEIWDRCCGFIDLSIEDFMKIQERLLQEQLELLKKCELGKHIFNGATPTNSEELRRSVPLTTYADYAPFLTKRRMDILPKRPILWQYTSGKNGEYAHRWAPVTARQMDEVESLVWAMALFSSCKKRKDINIRPNDAVLYGMAPPPYATGTIARCFPHEKFNFLPKVEEAERIPFEDRIKKGFQMALSEGLDYCLSMSSVTVAMGNRFSQSSGKISMKFLLSNPKAMLRLAKGKIKAKLAGRPMLPKDLWKVKGLMTYGIDGSVYREKIKEQWGRYPLDFHGCTEAFLIATQTWDYSSMTFVPYMQFFEFIPEEEAIKSWRDTNYQPKTLLMNELKPGNYEVVITSFHGGPFVRYRLGHLVQITSLRNEALDIDIPQMIYLTRVDDQIDIAGFTRLSEKGIWQAIEDSHVEYVDWVACKERVNNTPRLHLYIEPKDNTTQDKEQVIAAIHEELKNVHPGYADLESFIGLMPLDVTFLPKGAFKLYKIRQQNAGADLGNLKPPHLNPSAEDLEFMLRTTAKVTVKQGEPVSV; via the coding sequence ATGACCCAGCTTGGTGAATTATTCGTACAGGGTAAACTGGAGGAAATCTGGGACCGTTGTTGTGGATTTATTGACCTGAGCATTGAAGACTTTATGAAGATACAGGAAAGACTCCTTCAGGAACAGTTGGAGCTTCTTAAGAAATGCGAACTGGGCAAGCATATCTTCAACGGGGCAACACCGACCAATTCGGAGGAACTGAGGCGAAGCGTACCTCTGACCACTTATGCAGATTATGCTCCTTTCCTGACTAAAAGGCGCATGGATATACTTCCCAAAAGACCTATTCTCTGGCAGTATACCTCCGGCAAAAACGGTGAATATGCCCATCGCTGGGCTCCGGTAACCGCCCGCCAGATGGATGAAGTAGAGTCACTGGTATGGGCAATGGCTCTTTTCAGCAGCTGTAAAAAACGAAAAGATATAAATATCCGCCCCAATGATGCGGTACTCTACGGCATGGCACCGCCGCCTTATGCTACAGGGACTATTGCCCGCTGTTTCCCCCATGAAAAGTTTAATTTCCTGCCCAAAGTGGAAGAGGCCGAAAGAATCCCCTTTGAAGACCGCATAAAGAAAGGTTTCCAGATGGCCCTTTCGGAAGGATTGGATTACTGTCTGTCCATGTCCAGTGTAACTGTAGCCATGGGTAACCGTTTCAGCCAGAGCAGCGGCAAAATAAGCATGAAATTCCTCCTCTCCAATCCCAAAGCCATGCTGAGGCTGGCAAAAGGTAAAATCAAAGCCAAATTGGCCGGACGCCCCATGCTTCCCAAAGACCTTTGGAAAGTTAAAGGGCTGATGACCTACGGCATTGACGGCAGTGTTTACCGTGAGAAAATCAAGGAGCAATGGGGACGCTATCCGCTGGATTTCCACGGCTGCACCGAGGCATTTTTAATAGCTACCCAAACATGGGACTATTCCAGCATGACCTTTGTCCCTTATATGCAGTTCTTCGAGTTTATACCTGAAGAAGAAGCAATAAAAAGCTGGCGTGATACCAATTACCAGCCCAAAACCCTGCTGATGAACGAACTGAAACCCGGCAACTACGAAGTGGTCATAACCAGCTTCCATGGAGGCCCCTTTGTCCGTTATCGCTTAGGACATCTGGTACAGATAACATCTCTGCGCAATGAAGCTTTGGATATAGATATCCCCCAGATGATTTATCTGACCAGAGTGGATGACCAGATTGATATTGCCGGTTTTACCCGCCTTTCCGAAAAGGGCATCTGGCAGGCTATTGAAGACAGCCACGTGGAATATGTGGATTGGGTAGCCTGCAAAGAAAGGGTAAACAATACACCCCGCCTGCACCTGTATATTGAACCCAAAGACAACACTACCCAAGACAAGGAACAGGTGATTGCGGCTATTCACGAAGAATTGAAAAATGTGCACCCCGGCTATGCAGACCTTGAGTCTTTCATAGGCCTGATGCCGCTGGATGTAACTTTCCTGCCCAAAGGCGCCTTTAAACTGTATAAAATCCGCCAGCAAAATGCAGGCGCAGATTTGGGCAATCTAAAGCCGCCTCATCTTAATCCTTCGGCCGAAGATTTGGAATTTATGCTGCGTACTACAGCTAAAGTAACTGTGAAACAGGGAGAGCCTGTAAGCGTTTAA
- a CDS encoding RluA family pseudouridine synthase — protein MKTRKLVAESDGERLDKYIAQKETDLSRSFIQALIDSGHVQVNGKTAKPSLKLKNGDTITIEIPPETPPELKAEDIPLEIIFQDKDLLLINKPPGLTVHPAPGHPDHTLINGVLALEPEMEDFDDPLRPGIVHRLDKDTSGLLLVAKNRETLANLSAQFKERTVRKYYLTLVKGELHPAEGFIEAPLGRDPQNRQKIAVVSNGRHARTGYKVLRYIQGYSLLEVKLETGRTHQIRVHFAAIGHPVAGDAVYGQKETWLKRQFLHAHRLSFTLPSNGQTVEFTSPLPPDMEEALKILENPS, from the coding sequence GTGAAAACGCGTAAACTGGTTGCCGAATCTGACGGTGAACGGCTGGATAAATACATAGCCCAAAAGGAAACTGACCTTTCCCGCAGCTTTATACAGGCACTGATAGACTCAGGCCATGTACAGGTAAACGGGAAAACCGCCAAACCCAGCCTGAAACTTAAAAACGGTGACACTATAACTATAGAAATACCTCCCGAAACCCCGCCCGAACTCAAAGCCGAAGACATACCCCTGGAGATAATCTTCCAGGACAAGGACCTGCTGCTTATAAATAAACCGCCAGGGCTGACCGTTCACCCTGCCCCGGGGCACCCTGACCATACCCTGATAAACGGAGTGCTGGCACTTGAACCTGAAATGGAAGACTTTGACGACCCACTTCGTCCCGGAATAGTCCATCGTCTGGATAAAGATACCTCAGGGTTGCTATTGGTAGCAAAAAACCGCGAAACGCTGGCTAATCTGTCTGCCCAGTTTAAAGAACGAACAGTACGCAAGTACTATCTGACATTGGTGAAAGGGGAACTGCATCCTGCCGAGGGATTTATCGAAGCCCCTCTGGGGCGTGACCCCCAAAACCGCCAGAAAATTGCGGTGGTATCTAACGGAAGGCATGCCCGCACCGGTTATAAAGTGCTGCGTTATATTCAAGGATACAGCCTGCTTGAGGTTAAACTTGAAACCGGCCGCACTCACCAGATACGTGTCCATTTTGCAGCTATCGGACACCCTGTAGCAGGTGATGCGGTTTACGGACAAAAAGAGACTTGGTTAAAAAGACAGTTTTTGCATGCCCACCGTCTTAGCTTTACACTCCCTTCAAACGGACAGACCGTGGAATTCACCTCCCCCCTTCCGCCAGACATGGAAGAAGCTTTGAAAATACTGGAAAACCCCTCCTGA
- a CDS encoding dihydroorotate dehydrogenase — MLCSVVSKPYNLGRMAELNLNVDIAPYNARQLRLANPVMVASGTFGYGDEYPHLFDRNRLGAIVCKATTLKPREGNPQPRIAETPNGMLNSIGLQNMGVEAVIREKAPQWYTWNVPVIVNIAAESIEDYAELARRLDKVPGVSGIEVNISCPNVKCGCIEFGSSPESAARVTDAVRNATTLPLIIKLTPNTSSISELARAVADAGADAISLINTLRGMRIDIKKRRPILGNHTGGLSGPAIKPVAVSMVYQVSGAVNVPVIGGGGIMTAEDALEFIMAGATAVQIGTANLVNPRAPIEVLEGLEAYARAEGLKSIREIVGIARS, encoded by the coding sequence ATGTTGTGTTCTGTTGTCTCCAAGCCTTATAATCTTGGGCGTATGGCTGAACTTAATTTAAATGTAGATATCGCCCCGTATAACGCCCGCCAGCTTAGGCTTGCCAATCCTGTTATGGTGGCTTCGGGTACGTTTGGCTATGGTGATGAGTACCCCCACCTTTTTGACCGCAATCGTCTGGGTGCCATTGTCTGCAAAGCCACTACCCTGAAACCGAGGGAAGGAAATCCCCAGCCGCGCATAGCAGAAACTCCAAATGGCATGCTTAATTCCATCGGGCTGCAAAACATGGGGGTGGAGGCGGTTATCCGGGAAAAGGCGCCCCAGTGGTACACCTGGAATGTGCCTGTAATAGTAAATATTGCCGCTGAGAGTATTGAAGATTACGCTGAGCTTGCACGGCGGCTGGATAAAGTTCCCGGTGTAAGTGGTATAGAAGTAAATATCAGCTGCCCAAACGTCAAGTGCGGCTGTATAGAGTTCGGTTCTTCACCCGAATCTGCCGCCAGGGTGACTGATGCAGTCAGGAATGCTACCACTTTGCCCCTGATAATAAAGCTTACCCCAAATACCAGCAGTATTAGCGAATTGGCAAGGGCAGTGGCAGATGCCGGGGCTGATGCTATTTCGCTTATAAATACCCTGCGGGGTATGCGTATAGATATTAAAAAACGGCGTCCCATACTGGGTAACCATACCGGCGGGCTTTCAGGTCCGGCTATAAAACCGGTGGCTGTTAGTATGGTCTATCAGGTATCCGGTGCGGTAAATGTGCCTGTTATCGGCGGCGGCGGTATTATGACTGCCGAAGATGCGCTTGAATTTATAATGGCCGGGGCAACCGCTGTTCAGATAGGCACAGCCAACTTGGTCAACCCGCGTGCCCCTATAGAGGTGCTTGAGGGTCTGGAAGCTTATGCCAGAGCCGAGGGGCTGAAAAGCATACGGGAAATAGTGGGCATAGCCAGAAGCTAG
- a CDS encoding radical SAM protein, which produces MNRDTDEYTPRYLELYESGELQKKLLRLEERMAECDLCPRKCGVNRLLNAEGGYCHSGNAPIVAAVCEHLGEEPAISGDNGSGTVFFSNCNLRCAFCQNYQISQDFENQQKNQTDCQTLARQIVDLQNTKGVHNINFVSPSHFVPQMLRTLIEAIPLGLRVPVVYNSNAYDSLETLYELDGVVDIYLPDLKYANNEWARQISGCKDYVGHARAAIREMFRQVGRIRYNADGIAERGLIVRHLILPDDLAGSKESLKWIADLSTEITVSLMAQYYPCHRALDMPPLARTISVAEYRTAINMLDILGIENGWLQEPDAKDYYIPDFQRNGHPFISY; this is translated from the coding sequence TTGAATAGGGATACAGACGAGTACACTCCCAGGTACCTTGAGCTTTATGAATCCGGAGAGCTTCAAAAGAAGCTCTTGCGGCTTGAGGAGCGTATGGCGGAGTGTGACCTTTGCCCCCGTAAATGCGGAGTAAACCGCCTTTTAAATGCTGAAGGGGGATACTGCCACAGCGGAAACGCCCCCATAGTGGCAGCAGTCTGTGAGCATCTGGGGGAAGAACCGGCCATATCCGGGGATAACGGCTCCGGCACTGTTTTCTTTTCAAACTGCAACTTGCGGTGTGCTTTCTGCCAGAACTACCAGATAAGCCAGGATTTTGAAAACCAGCAGAAAAACCAGACAGACTGCCAGACTCTGGCCAGACAGATTGTAGACTTACAAAATACCAAAGGGGTACACAATATTAACTTTGTTTCACCCTCTCACTTCGTCCCCCAGATGCTTCGCACCCTGATAGAGGCCATACCTCTGGGACTGAGAGTGCCTGTGGTCTACAATAGCAACGCCTATGACTCTCTGGAAACGCTGTATGAGCTGGACGGAGTGGTGGATATATACCTGCCAGACCTGAAATATGCCAATAACGAATGGGCGCGCCAGATTTCTGGCTGCAAAGACTACGTCGGCCATGCCCGTGCCGCCATACGGGAAATGTTCCGCCAGGTGGGACGGATACGTTACAACGCAGATGGCATTGCCGAGAGGGGGCTTATTGTGCGCCACCTCATTTTGCCGGATGATTTGGCCGGCAGCAAAGAATCACTCAAATGGATAGCAGATTTATCAACCGAGATTACAGTCAGCCTGATGGCCCAGTATTACCCCTGCCACCGGGCTTTAGATATGCCCCCGCTTGCCCGAACTATATCTGTGGCCGAATACCGCACCGCCATAAATATGCTGGATATTTTGGGAATAGAAAACGGGTGGCTTCAGGAACCGGATGCCAAGGACTACTATATCCCTGATTTCCAGCGCAACGGCCACCCGTTTATAAGTTACTAG
- a CDS encoding flavodoxin family protein — MRVLGLSGSPRLGGNSDTLLHEAIRGAKDKGAETHIIYLSDLTIGHCPACDDCFYTGECRYRDDMDEVISQMEKSDRIIVSSPIHFMGVSSQLKVMIDRCQSLWARKYKLKTPPLGDDRERKGMFMAAGGMKKSDVFEGARATMRSFFAVLNVKYSYELLVSGVDNLGAIQTQSDTLKKAYELGQMLAEK; from the coding sequence ATGAGAGTACTGGGTTTATCCGGCAGCCCCCGTTTGGGCGGCAACAGTGATACCCTGCTGCACGAAGCTATCAGAGGGGCCAAAGACAAAGGGGCGGAAACCCATATTATTTACTTATCAGACCTGACCATCGGCCACTGCCCTGCCTGTGACGACTGTTTTTATACCGGTGAGTGCCGCTACCGCGATGATATGGACGAAGTAATCAGCCAGATGGAAAAGTCTGACAGAATAATAGTATCCAGCCCTATTCACTTTATGGGTGTAAGCTCACAGCTTAAGGTTATGATAGACCGCTGCCAGTCACTCTGGGCACGCAAGTACAAGCTGAAAACCCCGCCCCTGGGTGACGACCGTGAACGCAAGGGCATGTTTATGGCTGCAGGCGGTATGAAAAAGAGTGATGTTTTTGAAGGTGCCAGAGCTACCATGAGGTCTTTTTTTGCGGTATTGAACGTAAAATATTCATACGAACTGCTGGTAAGCGGAGTGGACAATCTGGGTGCTATCCAGACCCAGTCTGATACCCTCAAGAAGGCTTATGAACTGGGCCAGATGCTGGCAGAAAAATAA
- a CDS encoding methyltransferase family protein codes for MFYVFIGAVGFSLVHIFDFVALKKLPLLKPILWLSGSALLVYSGFMVCFNGNPLSLPAWLNAAGWAIFAVGIYFFLYSLFINLPFGKTYVKTGVGDKLITSGFYALVRHPGVPWFVLAMAGMALGAGTDFALWAAIIWSLLDIALVYVQDRWVFGKMFPGYAQYQKTTPMLIPNRKSIAAYIKQRNFSNTIQGEVK; via the coding sequence ATGTTTTATGTATTTATCGGCGCAGTCGGTTTTTCTCTGGTACATATCTTTGACTTTGTGGCCTTGAAAAAGCTGCCGCTCCTTAAACCCATACTCTGGCTTTCGGGTTCGGCTCTGCTGGTTTATTCGGGTTTCATGGTCTGCTTCAACGGGAATCCATTATCCTTGCCCGCCTGGCTAAATGCCGCCGGTTGGGCGATATTTGCAGTCGGCATATATTTCTTTCTTTATTCCCTCTTTATAAATCTGCCCTTCGGTAAAACTTATGTCAAAACCGGAGTGGGAGACAAACTGATTACCAGTGGGTTTTATGCCCTGGTACGCCACCCCGGCGTACCCTGGTTTGTACTGGCGATGGCCGGTATGGCATTGGGTGCGGGTACTGACTTTGCCCTGTGGGCGGCCATTATCTGGAGCCTTTTGGATATAGCATTGGTATACGTACAGGACCGCTGGGTATTCGGAAAAATGTTCCCGGGCTATGCCCAATACCAAAAAACTACCCCCATGCTGATACCCAACCGCAAAAGCATTGCGGCTTATATAAAACAGCGTAATTTTTCAAATACTATACAAGGAGAAGTAAAATGA
- a CDS encoding diguanylate cyclase, which produces MTIWALVPLVTSIAYIVLLAVVLLSKRQPITRVFSVFLGAAAFWSFTSFMLHIDAPPEQTLFWHTLLNIALFAAMLMYYQFIRAYTNRRGKLFLIIGYLALALDIFFNLTGRLVTSAYIEDNVVYHTITPIFYAVFIFALLFIGVIIYHLVQKYRQSTDPAERNRTLYLVLGWVIVVLSSYTNLSSNPKIYGLPLDHVGNFINAGIIVYAITQYRLIDIKLIARKTLTYVLLFFSMIAIYAGALFIATRIFPAEEISTIILMATLIVLILAMTARPLRAFIEKRIDQLFYQETYESRLALMGFSRKMGNILNLEELAKSLLPDLAKSLNVNKTALLFPDVASGEFSLQYIHPADEHLKTQFKLASDNPVIAWLDKNNAQLYLNKLDSLPELKGLWQIEKEQLQKSEMGLLYPIKSREKLIGIIGLGNKKRGGIYSTEDLDLLISVANQAGIIIENAQLYTQATIRANTDELTRLYNHRHFHERIEQEIARGSRFGNTFSLILLDLDLFKVYNDVYGHLAGDQLLRRLGKILENSIRSIDMAFRYGGEEFAIMLPGTKIEDAYHVAERIRKNIESKSSFRDMPITASLGMANWPNDGVMKEEIIAKADAALYRSKETGRNRTSLPADLNNNPTQVISSELEARPKAMSIIYALAATVDAKDHYTYGHSRKVSEYAVALAEILKLSEEKVENIRAAGLLHDIGKIGVPDHILTKPSALDDEEWEPIKTHPELGVEILKRIMDLVNCLPAILHHHEHFDGSGYPFGLKGENIPLEARILSIADAYDAVTSPRPYRTQLHTEQAIAELKRCAGSQFDPELVDIFCHVIKPEDHPQLKASP; this is translated from the coding sequence GTGACTATCTGGGCTCTGGTACCGCTTGTAACCAGTATTGCATATATAGTGCTGCTGGCCGTCGTTCTGCTTTCAAAACGGCAGCCTATCACCAGAGTTTTCTCTGTTTTCTTAGGCGCAGCCGCTTTCTGGAGTTTCACCTCTTTCATGCTCCATATTGACGCCCCGCCGGAACAAACCCTTTTCTGGCACACCCTGCTGAATATCGCTCTGTTTGCCGCCATGCTTATGTACTACCAGTTCATCCGCGCCTATACCAACCGCAGAGGCAAACTTTTTCTGATAATAGGCTACCTAGCACTGGCGCTGGATATTTTCTTTAACCTCACCGGGCGGCTGGTTACATCCGCTTATATAGAGGACAATGTTGTTTACCACACAATAACCCCTATATTTTATGCCGTTTTTATATTTGCTTTATTATTCATTGGGGTAATTATTTACCATCTGGTGCAGAAATACCGCCAGTCTACAGACCCGGCTGAACGCAACCGCACCCTGTACCTGGTATTGGGATGGGTAATCGTAGTACTCTCAAGTTATACCAATTTAAGTAGCAACCCCAAAATCTACGGGCTCCCTCTTGATCATGTGGGTAACTTTATAAATGCGGGAATTATTGTTTACGCCATTACCCAATACCGTTTGATTGACATCAAACTAATAGCCCGCAAAACCCTTACTTACGTGCTTCTGTTCTTTTCCATGATAGCCATATACGCAGGTGCTTTGTTTATAGCTACGCGGATATTCCCGGCGGAAGAAATATCCACTATTATCCTTATGGCAACCCTGATTGTACTGATACTGGCTATGACAGCCCGTCCTTTAAGAGCATTTATCGAAAAACGCATAGACCAGCTGTTTTACCAGGAAACCTATGAATCCCGTCTGGCACTTATGGGCTTTTCACGCAAGATGGGCAATATTCTTAATCTGGAAGAATTGGCAAAATCACTGCTGCCTGACTTGGCCAAATCTCTAAATGTAAATAAAACCGCTTTGCTTTTCCCGGATGTTGCCAGCGGTGAATTTTCACTGCAATATATTCACCCCGCAGACGAGCACCTTAAAACCCAGTTTAAACTAGCTTCGGATAACCCTGTCATTGCCTGGCTGGATAAAAACAATGCCCAGCTCTACCTGAATAAACTGGACAGCCTGCCTGAACTGAAAGGCCTGTGGCAGATAGAGAAAGAACAACTTCAGAAATCAGAAATGGGGCTGCTGTACCCCATTAAAAGCCGTGAAAAGCTGATAGGCATTATCGGACTGGGAAATAAAAAACGGGGAGGCATATACTCCACCGAAGATTTAGACCTGCTGATAAGTGTGGCCAATCAGGCCGGTATCATAATAGAAAATGCCCAGCTCTATACTCAGGCTACTATCCGCGCCAATACCGATGAGCTTACCCGCCTCTACAATCACCGCCACTTCCATGAACGCATAGAACAGGAAATTGCCCGCGGTTCACGCTTTGGCAACACCTTCTCCTTGATACTGCTGGACCTTGACCTGTTTAAGGTCTACAATGACGTATACGGCCATCTGGCAGGTGACCAACTGCTCCGCAGGCTGGGTAAAATACTGGAAAACTCCATCCGTTCTATTGATATGGCTTTCCGATACGGCGGCGAGGAATTTGCCATCATGCTGCCCGGCACCAAGATTGAAGACGCTTACCATGTAGCTGAACGTATCCGCAAAAATATTGAATCCAAATCTTCTTTCCGTGATATGCCCATAACCGCTTCTTTGGGTATGGCTAACTGGCCCAATGACGGGGTAATGAAAGAGGAGATTATAGCCAAAGCCGATGCTGCTCTGTACCGTTCAAAAGAGACCGGACGAAACCGCACCAGCCTTCCCGCTGACCTTAATAACAACCCCACTCAGGTAATCAGCTCTGAGCTGGAAGCCCGCCCCAAAGCCATGTCTATTATCTATGCTCTGGCAGCTACAGTTGATGCCAAAGACCACTATACCTACGGGCATTCGCGCAAGGTTAGTGAATATGCAGTGGCACTAGCAGAGATATTAAAACTGTCTGAGGAAAAAGTGGAAAACATACGGGCGGCAGGCCTGTTGCATGACATTGGTAAAATAGGTGTGCCGGACCATATCCTGACTAAGCCGTCTGCATTGGATGACGAGGAATGGGAACCTATCAAGACTCACCCCGAACTGGGTGTGGAAATATTAAAACGGATAATGGATTTGGTGAACTGTTTGCCGGCTATACTCCATCACCACGAACACTTTGACGGCAGCGGGTATCCGTTTGGACTCAAGGGAGAGAACATACCTCTGGAAGCCAGGATACTCAGCATTGCAGACGCCTATGATGCAGTTACCTCGCCACGCCCCTACCGTACGCAACTTCATACTGAGCAAGCTATCGCCGAACTAAAACGTTGTGCCGGCTCTCAGTTTGACCCGGAGCTGGTGGATATATTCTGTCATGTCATAAAACCAGAAGACCACCCCCAGCTGAAAGCCTCACCGTAA
- a CDS encoding DUF3795 domain-containing protein, giving the protein MANEGSRFQKEYPCIALCGLECYACPRYHTSGSSRCPGCAGKDFAEKHPSCGIISCAFKHGKPESCGLCPEIDTCSRISRLKAVTKDLPGYPSYQTRINNLSKIKENGFEAFLDTCLRKESLLKILLGKYNDGRKKAFYCRAVQLFPLTDLENLLDENSKKRYKSVEDAAQAVSNSLKELANKLGIEVC; this is encoded by the coding sequence ATGGCAAACGAGGGTTCTAGATTTCAAAAGGAATACCCCTGTATTGCCCTGTGCGGACTGGAGTGCTATGCCTGTCCGCGCTACCACACCAGCGGCTCATCACGCTGTCCGGGCTGTGCCGGCAAAGATTTCGCCGAAAAACACCCCTCCTGCGGCATTATCAGCTGCGCTTTTAAACACGGCAAACCGGAGAGCTGCGGGCTTTGCCCTGAGATAGATACCTGCAGCCGCATAAGCCGCCTGAAAGCCGTTACCAAAGACTTACCCGGTTATCCGTCATACCAAACCCGCATAAACAATTTATCCAAGATAAAAGAAAACGGTTTTGAAGCCTTTTTAGATACCTGCCTCCGCAAAGAAAGTCTGCTGAAAATCCTGCTCGGTAAATATAATGACGGCCGCAAGAAAGCATTTTACTGCCGCGCCGTTCAGTTATTTCCCCTGACAGACCTTGAAAATTTACTTGATGAAAACAGTAAAAAGAGGTATAAATCAGTAGAAGATGCCGCTCAGGCTGTAAGTAACAGCCTGAAAGAACTGGCAAATAAACTTGGCATAGAGGTCTGCTGA
- the lspA gene encoding signal peptidase II — MTRGFVFFVSAACGILADQFSKFIITANLTTGTAIPENSFFQIVHVHNTGAAFSIFRGHIEWLIAASCLGVILVMAAFFIRKKLPFLDTRPGLAALGIILAGTIGNLIDRVRLGYVTDFIQAGDFPTFNIADSCLTVGVIWLVLLYLTSSNSGGDASENA; from the coding sequence ATGACCAGGGGATTTGTGTTTTTTGTCAGCGCCGCTTGCGGCATTCTGGCTGACCAGTTTAGCAAATTTATTATCACCGCTAACCTTACCACAGGCACAGCCATACCGGAAAATAGTTTTTTCCAGATTGTCCACGTGCATAACACCGGTGCGGCCTTCAGTATTTTCCGGGGACATATAGAGTGGCTTATTGCCGCCAGTTGCCTGGGAGTAATACTGGTCATGGCAGCTTTTTTTATCAGGAAAAAGCTGCCATTTTTAGATACCCGCCCCGGTTTAGCTGCTTTAGGAATTATTCTGGCAGGTACAATAGGTAACCTGATTGACCGGGTGCGGCTGGGTTATGTTACTGATTTTATACAGGCAGGGGATTTCCCTACTTTCAATATCGCTGATTCGTGTCTGACAGTAGGCGTTATCTGGCTGGTGCTTTTATACCTTACATCTTCCAATTCGGGAGGAGATGCCAGTGAAAACGCGTAA
- a CDS encoding TraR/DksA family transcriptional regulator has product MAKKNSGLSPIYRSRLEADLKRLTDQLEQMRALRVAEDRREGSPFGKREEEATETAELENGLAMEKKLLDQIAETEYALDKYDRGVYGLCEMCKEPIDPARLEALPQARLCMQCKSKAAKSY; this is encoded by the coding sequence GTGGCAAAGAAAAATAGTGGATTAAGCCCGATATATCGCTCACGGCTGGAAGCAGACCTTAAAAGGCTGACCGACCAGCTTGAACAAATGCGTGCTTTACGCGTGGCTGAAGACCGGCGTGAAGGAAGTCCTTTTGGCAAACGTGAGGAAGAAGCAACCGAAACAGCCGAGCTTGAAAACGGGCTGGCTATGGAAAAGAAACTGCTTGACCAGATTGCCGAAACTGAGTATGCACTGGATAAATATGACCGGGGTGTTTACGGCCTCTGTGAAATGTGCAAAGAGCCTATAGACCCTGCCAGACTTGAAGCTTTGCCGCAGGCCAGACTGTGTATGCAGTGCAAGTCCAAAGCAGCCAAGTCTTACTAA
- the ybeY gene encoding rRNA maturation RNase YbeY: MEINVIVKPPFKKLVSSQFLKKIASETLKTQAADTNSELGIVITGQEEIKDLNFKYRELDEPTDVLSFYMLEENPENLTASDDFPTPPDENIHLGEVIISYPQAEIQASAAGHSVNYEIAFLLIHGVLHLLGYDHHEVVAEAVMKSHQDIAMKHIREILE, translated from the coding sequence ATGGAAATAAACGTTATAGTTAAACCGCCTTTCAAAAAACTGGTATCTTCCCAATTTCTGAAAAAGATAGCTTCCGAAACCCTTAAAACCCAAGCCGCAGACACGAATTCGGAGCTGGGTATAGTTATTACCGGTCAGGAAGAAATAAAAGATTTAAATTTCAAATACCGAGAGCTTGACGAGCCTACAGATGTGCTTTCGTTTTATATGCTGGAGGAAAACCCTGAGAATCTGACCGCATCTGATGATTTTCCCACCCCGCCTGACGAAAATATCCATCTGGGAGAGGTAATAATCTCTTACCCCCAGGCAGAAATTCAGGCAAGTGCCGCCGGTCACAGTGTCAATTATGAAATAGCCTTTTTACTGATTCATGGGGTGCTTCACCTGCTGGGCTATGACCACCACGAAGTTGTGGCCGAAGCAGTTATGAAGTCTCACCAGGATATAGCCATGAAACATATACGGGAGATACTGGAATGA